Proteins encoded within one genomic window of Pygocentrus nattereri isolate fPygNat1 chromosome 7, fPygNat1.pri, whole genome shotgun sequence:
- the LOC108442367 gene encoding uncharacterized protein LOC108442367 — MAMSRFNQARRSITKAKDFRDDIAILMHPYANWEEYLTPAPLSIALLGQLIRISAVDDFSINKNPPKDGFKFIRYPDSFKACLFQVCNAGWQAFNDAHKNMDQIRLYTGQVPDHIKNVVGIIVQEDTGLVQHFLPAELENIERISSECLQLAEKTEGKFSEVINLMQELVEALVNARQSYDVELQEIKKNIEIAKMRKDSAEEAKKLADKAFKNLEKRLIKAEDEYKKALDRIPSGWELFGMQLLSSVSETAMTVAVSYATTKFSGPIAGYISAGVGALPVITGGIRDIIKATKEGSTTSDTSPANQMQVKEVMSAYNVFARSGQILVLSAKMNEFYNGNKLNWTELYDQKNETVKSDFVKKMFAKTKQDLITEEESRFKTEALNICEKGISICTELAKCAPSKECDDATTMKLIEDITSLNNAAQVFDSKSKLYTNRPPLPVEPPHSTKQQTSDSPESLHVNLARLRVEQSEVMLNKVTEMYEKASENMEKKNTLLLNIMTELKRLEPKEIDFEKKIKALAKGLEAMGQVKEQWEKLVHFFQLITNIVKTILTHHLNSFTQTVELAVKHSYTFDKFIKDKIYTNTLNASAYAYLVNMISTTYTEVSVEHLMDSVSTLGKLMTMDPNSIAFHSEMAKFDVNCTKAEESIRGIAAKNKKDFQLRCQDRILQIQTVLKPALPPISEEANEKQKKIIQEAMKALPQEEKETKPVVMTELMSKEEADQFA, encoded by the coding sequence ATGGCAATGTCAAGGTTCAACCAAGCCCGTAGGAGCATCACTAAAGCAAAGGATTTCAGAGATGACATCGCAATTTTAATGCATCCCTATGCAAACTGGGAAGAATATCTGACACCAGCTCCCCTTTCCATCGCTTTACTGGGACAGCTGATCCGTATTTCTGCTGTGGATGATTTCTCCATCAATAAAAACCCTCCTAAAGATGGCTTCAAGTTTATCAGATATCCTGACTCTTTCAAGGCCTGCCTCTTTCAAGTATGCAATGCTGGGTGGCAAGCTTTCAATGACGCTCACAAGAACATGGACCAAATTCGTCTGTACACTGGACAGGTTCCAGACCACATCAAAAATGTAGTTGGGATCATTGTCCAGGAGGATACTGGTCTTGTCCAACACTTCCTACCAGCTGAACTTGAGAACATTGAGCGCATATCATCAGAATGCTTACAACTGGCTGAAAAAACTGAGGGAAAGTTCTCAGAGGTCATTAATTTGATGCAAGAATTAGTGGAGGCTTTAGTCAATGCAAGACAGAGTTATGATGTGGAAttacaagaaataaaaaaaaacattgaaatagCAAAGATGAGAAAGGATTCCGCTGAGGAGGCAAAAAAGTTGGCTgacaaagcttttaaaaatctTGAGAAAAGGTTGATTAAGGCCGAGGATGAGTACAAGAAAGCTTTAGACAGAATACCATCTGGATGGGAACTGTTTGGAATGCAGCTCTTGTCAAGTGTATCAGAGACAGCAATGACAGTAGCAGTTAGTTATGCGACAACAAAGTTTTCAGGTCCAATTGCTGGTTACATCTCTGCTGGAGTTGGTGCACTTCCAGTCATAACTGGTGGGATTCGGGATATAATCAAAGCAACCAAAGAAGGAAGTACCACAAGTGACACAAGCCCTGCAAACCAGATGCAGGTAAAAGAGGTAATGTCAGCTTACAATGTCTTTGCTCGATCAGGACAGATTCTGGTACTGAgtgcaaaaatgaatgaattctaCAATGGGAACAAACTAAATTGGACTGAATTGTATGACCAGAAGAATGAAACGGTTAAATCTGATTTTGTGAAGAAGATGTTTGCGAAAACCAAACAGGATTTAATCACAGAAGAAGAAAGTCGGTTCAAAACTGAAGCCTTGAACATCTGTGAGAAGGGTATCTCCATTTGCACAGAGCTGGCTAAATGTGCCCCAAGTAAGGAATGCGATGATGCCACAACAATGAAACTGATCGAGGACATTACAAGCCTTAACAATGCAGCACAGGTCTTTGACTCCAAAAGCAAGTTGTACACCAATCGTCCACCTCTGCCAGTAGAACCGCCTCACTCCACTAAACAGCAGACTAGTGATTCTCCAGAGTCGCTCCATGTTAATCTAGCCCGACTCCGAGTCGAACAAAGTGAGGTCATGTTGAACAAAGTGACAGAAATGTATGAAAAGGCTTCCGAGAACATGGAGAAGAAGAACACACTGCTGTTGAACATTATGACGGAGCTGAAGCGTCTTGAGCCCAAGGAGATTgactttgagaaaaaaatcaaagctCTGGCAAAGGGCCTGGAGGCAATGGGACAAGTTAAAGAACAGTGGGAAAAACTGGTGCACTTCTTCCAGCTCATTACAAACATTGTCAAGACTATTCTGACTCATCATCTCAACAGTTTTACTCAGACCGTTGAGTTAGCTGTGAAGCACAGCTACACCTTTGACAAATTTATTAAAGATAAGATCTACACTAACACCTTGAATGCCTCTGCTTATGCCTATCTGGTTAACATGATCTCCACTACTTACACAGAGGTGTCTGTAGAGCACCTGATGGACAGTGTGAGCACTCTGGGAAAACTGATGACTATGGATCCTAACAGCATAGCATTCCATAGTGAGATGGCAAAATTTGATGTTAATTGCACAAAAGCAGAAGAAAGTATCAGAGGAATTgcagccaaaaataaaaaagattttcAGCTCAGATGCCAGGACAGAATCCTCCAAATCCAGACAGTACTGAAGCCAGCACTGCCCCCAATCTCTGAGGAGGCGaatgagaaacagaagaaaataatACAAGAGGCAATGAAGGCACTACCTCAAGAAGAGAAGGAGACAAAACCTGTGGTGATGACTGAGCTCATGTCAAAGGAAGAGGCTGATCAGTTTGCTTGA